From [Flavobacterium] thermophilum:
CTCCATTAAGACATCTTTTCCCGCTATGCCCAAATCCGCCACCCCATGTTCGACATAGGTGACGACATCCATCGGTTTCGCCAAAATAAAGCGCATCTGCTCCTCCGGCACGTCAATGACGAGCTTGCGCGACTCGTCAAATTCCGGCGGCAGCACATAATCCGCCCGCCGCAGCAGCCCGACCGCCTCATCAAAAATGCGCCCTTTTGGCATCGCAATCGTCAGCATCACTCTTCCTCCCTGCTCGTCGTCATGTGCAAACGCGGCGCTTTTCCGCCAAACTCTCCCTCTCGCCGAACTAGCGCAGCCGGACACCCTCGTGGCTTTAGCCGTTCCATCTCCCGCCTCATCAACAGCCGTTCCATTCGTTCCTGTTCGAGACGTTCTCCTCTTTTTGCGGCATTCATTGCCCGCTGCGGCCAAGCAAATAGACGATCGACCGGTAGCGCTGGCTGTAGGCATCAATATCACGAATGCCGGCAATGTGCTGCAAGACGACGCGCTTGCCTTCCGCCCGTTTCGCCTCGGCGAGCTCCACCGCTTCCGCCAGCCGCTCTTGGCTAAAGACGATGCACTCGATGTCGCCGCGCACATCCGTTTCCCCAATCGCCTCAATCAACCGATCGACGCGCAAGCCAAACCCCGTCGCCGGCGACGGGCGGGAAAACTTCGCCAGCAAATCATCATACCGGCCGCCGTTGCCGATCGGGAATCCGACTTGCTCGGCGTACACGTCAAATAAAATGCCGGTGTAATAGCTCATATGGCTGACAAGCGCCATATCGAGCTTCACCGCCTCGGCCACCCCATACGTCCGAAGCGCTGCCATGAGCGCCGCCAGCTCGTCGGACGCCCGCCGCCCCTCCTCACTTGTGACGAGCGTTTTCGCCTGTTCGATCACGTCCGTTCCGCCGCGCAAGGAAAGAAGATCCAACAGCCGCTTTTGATCGATCGACGAAAGCGGCCACGACTTCACATGTTCGCGGTAACCGACGTAATTTTTCTCATATAAAAAACGGCGCAATACACTCGCCCGCTCCTCATTCCCTAAAATCTCCAAAAACAGCGCATTGACATACCCGATATGGCCGATGGCCACCGAAAAGCGGCCCAACCCCACGCGCTTCAACAACGCGACCATTAAGCTGATG
This genomic window contains:
- the hisZ gene encoding ATP phosphoribosyltransferase regulatory subunit, which gives rise to MSSRMHKVERNGQAFLRLEESLSILLRMARFLLTLWTQRSKLLITSLLYHISKLKYFLKYFDKGRGDMAKKLFMFEKPLGMRDTLPFLYELKKQVRSVMAEEIERWGYEFIETPTLEYYETVGAASAIADHRLFKLLDQQGHTLVLRPDMTAPIARVAASRLYDDGNPLRLAYNANVFRAQQREGGRPAEFEQIGVELIGDGTVAADAEVISLMVALLKRVGLGRFSVAIGHIGYVNALFLEILGNEERASVLRRFLYEKNYVGYREHVKSWPLSSIDQKRLLDLLSLRGGTDVIEQAKTLVTSEEGRRASDELAALMAALRTYGVAEAVKLDMALVSHMSYYTGILFDVYAEQVGFPIGNGGRYDDLLAKFSRPSPATGFGLRVDRLIEAIGETDVRGDIECIVFSQERLAEAVELAEAKRAEGKRVVLQHIAGIRDIDAYSQRYRSIVYLLGRSGQ